One genomic region from bacterium CG_4_10_14_0_2_um_filter_33_32 encodes:
- a CDS encoding single-stranded DNA-binding protein, with product MRDLNKVLIIGNLTRDPESRFTPSGQSVASFAVATNRRWKGQDGEVKDSVEYHDVVAWGKLAEIAEKILKKGRRAYIEGRLQTRSWEGQDGVKRNKTEIVAADIIVLDKKGAEEDLGTIGTEPADSSSSEDRPKVSDKKDTKPTEESEEVNLDDIPF from the coding sequence ATGAGGGATTTAAATAAAGTTCTAATAATAGGGAATCTAACAAGAGATCCTGAATCCCGATTTACCCCATCCGGTCAATCTGTTGCTTCCTTTGCGGTTGCTACAAACAGGAGATGGAAAGGCCAGGATGGAGAAGTAAAAGACAGTGTAGAATATCATGACGTTGTTGCTTGGGGGAAATTGGCAGAAATAGCAGAGAAAATTTTAAAAAAAGGCAGAAGGGCATATATAGAAGGTAGATTACAAACTCGATCATGGGAGGGGCAAGATGGCGTTAAGAGAAATAAAACAGAAATTGTTGCGGCCGATATTATTGTTTTAGATAAAAAGGGCGCAGAAGAAGATTTAGGTACCATAGGAACAGAGCCTGCAGATTCTTCCTCATCTGAAGATAGGCCAAAAGTTTCTGATAAAAAAGATACTAAACCAACTGAAGAATCTGAAGAGGTAAATCTAGATGACATACCTTTCTAG
- the efp gene encoding elongation factor P: MLKVTDLRIGKFIELDNAPFEVLEYSHSKLGRGGAIVKTKLRNLRTGATIDKTFKGQERVEEASLSSSSCQYLYSDAQEFYFMDLGNFNQFTISRESLGNKTNFLKEGDNIDVTFLDDKEPININLPIKVNFKITETEPGVKGDTASSATKEAIIETGFKLHVPLFIKIGDVIKIDTRTGDYLERVN, encoded by the coding sequence ATGCTAAAAGTAACAGATTTACGAATTGGAAAATTTATTGAATTAGATAATGCACCATTTGAGGTTCTTGAATATTCTCACAGTAAACTTGGTAGGGGCGGTGCTATAGTTAAAACTAAACTCAGAAATTTAAGAACTGGTGCAACTATTGATAAAACTTTTAAAGGTCAGGAGCGAGTAGAGGAAGCCTCTTTGAGCTCTAGCTCCTGCCAATATTTATATTCTGACGCGCAAGAATTTTATTTTATGGATCTTGGTAACTTTAATCAGTTTACAATTTCAAGGGAATCGCTTGGCAATAAAACTAATTTTTTAAAAGAGGGCGATAATATTGATGTTACTTTTTTAGATGATAAAGAGCCCATTAATATTAATTTGCCTATAAAAGTTAACTTTAAAATTACCGAAACCGAACCTGGAGTTAAAGGCGATACAGCTTCTTCAGCAACAAAAGAAGCTATAATAGAAACAGGTTTTAAACTGCACGTTCCTCTATTTATAAAAATTGGTGATGTTATTAAAATAGATACTAGAACTGGAGATTATTTAGAGCGAGTAAATTGA
- a CDS encoding redox-regulated ATPase YchF, with amino-acid sequence MGLSIGIVGLPNVGKSTLFNALTKNKVEAQNYPFCTIDPNIGIVSVPDKRLELLAKTVNTQKIVPAIVEFVDIAGIVKGANKGEGLGNKFLSHIRECDAIVEVVRDFDNDNIIHVEGKVNPVSDIETIKTELILADLETITKIVDRLEKEAKKESKKKAELEISLKLKEILDKGMPARELELTDDEQSMIKSYNLLTAKPHFYVINIDEDHILDNAKKLNMDNAIKISAKIESELSDLSQEDADEYLKEIGQKESGLNMLIKKSYDILSLQTFFTAGEKEAKAWTIKKGAKAPEAAGTIHTDFEKGFIKAEVINWKEFVSLQGWVNAREQGKVRLEGKDYIVQDGDVMLFKFNL; translated from the coding sequence ATGGGTTTATCTATAGGAATAGTCGGATTGCCGAATGTGGGAAAATCTACTTTATTTAATGCGCTTACCAAGAATAAAGTGGAAGCTCAGAACTATCCTTTTTGCACAATCGATCCTAATATTGGAATTGTTTCTGTGCCAGACAAGAGACTAGAATTGTTAGCCAAAACTGTAAATACTCAAAAAATTGTTCCAGCTATAGTTGAATTTGTTGACATAGCAGGGATAGTAAAAGGCGCTAATAAAGGGGAAGGATTGGGCAATAAATTCTTATCTCATATAAGAGAATGTGATGCCATTGTTGAGGTTGTCCGAGATTTTGATAACGATAATATTATTCATGTAGAGGGTAAAGTTAATCCAGTTTCTGATATTGAAACAATTAAAACAGAACTTATTCTAGCTGATCTCGAAACTATTACAAAGATTGTTGATAGATTAGAAAAAGAAGCAAAGAAAGAATCTAAAAAGAAAGCAGAGTTAGAAATATCTTTAAAATTAAAAGAAATTTTAGACAAAGGAATGCCTGCTAGAGAATTAGAACTTACTGACGATGAACAATCAATGATAAAAAGTTATAATTTACTTACGGCTAAGCCCCACTTTTATGTTATAAATATTGATGAAGATCATATTTTAGATAATGCAAAAAAATTGAACATGGACAATGCCATCAAAATTTCTGCAAAAATCGAATCAGAACTGTCTGATTTATCTCAAGAAGATGCTGATGAATATCTCAAAGAAATAGGACAAAAAGAATCGGGTCTCAATATGTTAATAAAAAAATCATATGATATTTTATCTCTTCAAACTTTTTTTACAGCTGGAGAAAAAGAAGCCAAAGCTTGGACAATCAAGAAAGGAGCTAAAGCTCCAGAGGCGGCCGGAACTATTCATACAGATTTCGAAAAAGGTTTTATAAAGGCGGAAGTTATTAACTGGAAAGAATTTGTAAGCTTACAAGGATGGGTTAATGCTAGAGAACAAGGGAAGGTTAGGTTGGAAGGTAAGGATTATATTGTGCAGGATGGTGACGTTATGTTATTCAAATTTAATTTATAG
- a CDS encoding tRNA uridine-5-carboxymethylaminomethyl(34) synthesis enzyme MnmG, with translation MSESLKNKYKYDVVVIGGGHAGCEAALVSAKMGCSTLLVTTTIKKIATMPCNPAIGGPGKGHLVREIDCLGGAMAKVSDQSLIQIKLLNHTKGPAVQAYRAQIERDDYQKIMLETLKKLKKLKILEDEVTDIDAANNPKTITGVKTKSGKRIECGATIITTGTFLNAKIIIGDKIIRKGGRIDENGSYQLSNSLNKIGLKLEKLQTATPPRIDKKSVDCSKMEIQPGTKGPCSFSFPEREVIKYNKQIPCWLAYTNPKTHKIINENINYSPIKSGIIEEHGPRHCPSIDRKVVNFPNKERHPIFVEPEGRKSNRLYLQGLTTAMPEDLQLKIIRSVKGMEKAIILQPGYAVVYDYVPSWQIKKNLETKKIKGLFLAGQVNGTSGYEEAAAQGIMAGINAALKIKNKKPFILNRNQAYIGVMIDDLITKKHKEPYRVYTSAAEYRLLLRQDNADERLIDLAFNLGLVDKKRKLAIENKRKKIDTAIKELKKIKINSKNAWSYLKRPEINIQKLFKITKNRTKKLKIESLSEEILNEVEILAKYEDYIKRQEQTVIKNISLENKKIPKINYDSVPGLKFVAKERLKEVKPISIGQASRIAEVTPADITTLLIFLEKIKRSQKIFKS, from the coding sequence ATGTCCGAAAGCCTAAAAAATAAATACAAATACGATGTGGTGGTAATAGGTGGCGGTCATGCCGGATGTGAAGCAGCTTTAGTATCGGCGAAAATGGGCTGTTCTACTCTACTTGTTACAACTACAATCAAAAAAATAGCCACCATGCCTTGCAATCCTGCAATAGGCGGACCTGGGAAAGGGCACCTTGTTAGAGAAATAGATTGCCTAGGTGGCGCAATGGCAAAAGTTTCTGATCAATCATTAATTCAAATCAAATTATTAAATCATACAAAAGGTCCGGCTGTTCAAGCTTATAGGGCGCAAATCGAAAGAGATGACTATCAGAAAATCATGCTGGAAACTTTAAAAAAACTAAAAAAACTAAAAATCTTAGAAGATGAAGTAACTGATATAGATGCCGCAAATAATCCAAAAACTATAACTGGCGTAAAGACTAAATCGGGCAAAAGAATAGAATGTGGGGCAACAATTATTACGACCGGAACGTTTTTAAATGCGAAAATTATTATCGGTGATAAAATTATTAGAAAAGGAGGACGAATTGACGAAAACGGATCATACCAATTATCAAATAGTCTAAATAAAATTGGATTAAAGCTAGAAAAACTACAAACCGCTACTCCACCAAGGATAGATAAAAAATCAGTTGATTGCTCAAAAATGGAAATTCAACCAGGAACCAAAGGACCATGTTCATTTTCTTTCCCGGAAAGAGAGGTAATAAAATATAATAAACAAATACCGTGTTGGCTTGCTTATACTAATCCTAAAACTCATAAAATTATTAATGAAAATATTAATTATTCACCAATTAAATCAGGGATCATTGAAGAACATGGACCCAGACACTGCCCTTCTATAGATAGAAAAGTAGTTAATTTCCCTAACAAAGAACGACATCCAATTTTTGTAGAACCGGAGGGCAGAAAATCTAACCGACTTTATCTCCAAGGTTTAACTACTGCAATGCCTGAAGACTTACAACTTAAAATTATAAGATCTGTTAAGGGAATGGAAAAAGCTATAATATTACAACCAGGTTATGCGGTTGTTTACGATTATGTACCGTCCTGGCAAATCAAAAAAAATCTTGAAACAAAAAAAATAAAAGGACTATTTTTAGCCGGACAGGTGAATGGCACCTCTGGCTATGAAGAAGCGGCGGCTCAAGGAATTATGGCAGGCATAAATGCCGCTTTGAAAATTAAAAATAAAAAACCATTTATTCTTAATAGAAATCAAGCATATATCGGCGTAATGATAGATGATTTGATTACCAAAAAACACAAAGAACCATATAGAGTATACACATCAGCTGCTGAATATAGATTACTTCTAAGACAGGATAATGCTGACGAGAGATTAATTGATTTAGCTTTTAATTTAGGACTAGTAGATAAAAAAAGAAAGTTAGCAATAGAAAATAAGAGAAAAAAAATAGACACAGCAATTAAAGAATTAAAAAAGATAAAGATTAATTCTAAAAATGCCTGGAGTTATTTAAAAAGACCTGAAATTAATATTCAAAAGCTTTTCAAAATAACTAAAAACAGAACAAAAAAATTAAAGATTGAATCTTTATCAGAAGAAATATTAAATGAAGTAGAAATTCTTGCAAAATATGAAGACTATATAAAAAGACAAGAACAAACGGTTATAAAAAATATTTCATTAGAAAATAAAAAAATACCAAAAATTAATTATGATTCAGTACCAGGATTAAAATTTGTCGCAAAAGAAAGGCTAAAAGAAGTTAAACCAATTTCAATCGGCCAAGCATCAAGGATTGCAGAAGTTACTCCTGCCGATATTACCACTCTTTTAATATTCTTGGAAAAAATAAAAAGAAGCCAAAAAATATTCAAATCTTAA
- the recA gene encoding recombinase RecA yields the protein MDNKEKEQKLQAAKIAVEQIEKRFGKGSIMQLGEARRVDVDVIPTGSISIDIALGVGGIPRGRIIEIFGPESSGKTTLAQHIVAEAQKKGGVAAFIDAEHALDPEYAKNIGINLNDLLISQPDTGEQALEITETLVRSNAVDLIVVDSVAALTPRMEIEGDMGDSFIGLQARLMSQALRKLAGAISKSNSIVIFINQIRMKIGVMFGNPETTPGGNALKFYSSVRIDIRRIGQIKDKENIIGNRTKIKVVKNKVAPPFKIAEFDIMYKEGISKEGDIVDLGAEMGIVDKSGSWYQYGKEKIGQGREAAKQYLKDNRKLRDEIEKEIRKKIKEEVAA from the coding sequence ATGGATAACAAAGAAAAAGAGCAAAAGTTGCAAGCGGCTAAAATTGCAGTTGAGCAAATCGAAAAGAGATTCGGTAAAGGCTCTATTATGCAATTAGGAGAAGCCAGAAGGGTAGATGTAGATGTCATTCCTACTGGTTCAATATCTATAGATATTGCTTTAGGGGTAGGTGGAATACCAAGAGGACGAATTATTGAAATTTTTGGCCCAGAAAGTTCAGGTAAAACAACACTGGCCCAACATATTGTTGCTGAAGCGCAAAAAAAAGGAGGAGTAGCAGCTTTTATTGATGCTGAGCATGCTTTGGATCCGGAATATGCCAAAAATATAGGTATTAACTTAAATGATTTATTAATTTCTCAGCCTGATACAGGGGAACAGGCTTTGGAAATCACTGAAACATTGGTAAGGTCTAATGCAGTAGATTTAATCGTAGTTGATTCTGTAGCAGCTCTTACACCTAGAATGGAAATTGAAGGAGATATGGGTGACTCATTTATAGGATTACAGGCAAGATTAATGAGTCAAGCTTTAAGAAAGTTAGCCGGTGCTATTTCAAAATCAAACTCCATAGTTATATTCATAAATCAGATTAGAATGAAAATTGGTGTGATGTTTGGTAATCCTGAAACAACACCGGGCGGTAATGCTTTAAAATTCTATTCTTCTGTTAGGATCGATATAAGAAGAATTGGTCAGATAAAAGATAAGGAAAATATTATTGGTAATAGAACAAAAATAAAAGTTGTTAAAAATAAGGTAGCCCCTCCTTTTAAAATTGCGGAATTTGATATCATGTATAAAGAAGGTATATCAAAAGAAGGAGATATTGTAGACTTGGGTGCCGAAATGGGTATTGTTGATAAATCGGGTTCATGGTATCAATATGGAAAGGAAAAGATAGGTCAGGGTAGAGAAGCGGCCAAGCAATATCTAAAAGATAATCGAAAATTAAGAGATGAGATAGAGAAAGAGATAAGAAAAAAAATAAAAGAAGAAGTCGCAGCATAA
- a CDS encoding uracil-DNA glycosylase — MIYFDLFMITKKEILNSRSLQQINNLVSKCKRCDLYKTKKCDVSGEGNSKASILFIGEGPGKAENKTGRPFVGRAGKFLDSLLGSININRKDIFITNLIKHWPPDNRKPKRGEIGACFPYLETQIRIVNPTIIVLLGGFSFNVFFPSEQISKEHGKFLNKDSRDYLALYHPAAAIYNNNLTNILMNDFQKLKKYENYNKEKNVGKDR, encoded by the coding sequence TTGATTTACTTTGATCTCTTTATGATTACAAAAAAAGAAATACTCAATTCTAGGTCTTTGCAGCAAATTAATAATTTAGTATCTAAATGTAAAAGATGCGATCTTTATAAAACAAAAAAATGTGATGTTTCAGGTGAAGGTAATTCTAAGGCCAGTATATTGTTTATTGGTGAAGGTCCAGGCAAAGCAGAGAATAAGACTGGCAGGCCTTTTGTAGGCAGAGCAGGAAAGTTTTTGGATTCTTTATTAGGATCAATCAATATTAATAGAAAAGATATTTTTATTACTAATTTGATTAAACATTGGCCGCCTGATAACAGAAAGCCTAAAAGGGGTGAGATAGGCGCTTGTTTTCCTTATCTTGAGACCCAAATTCGGATTGTTAATCCAACTATAATTGTGTTACTGGGAGGATTTTCATTTAATGTATTTTTCCCGAGTGAGCAAATTTCAAAAGAACACGGTAAATTTTTAAATAAAGATAGTAGGGATTATCTTGCTTTATATCATCCGGCAGCAGCTATTTATAATAACAATTTAACAAATATTTTAATGAATGATTTTCAAAAACTTAAAAAGTACGAAAATTATAATAAGGAGAAAAATGTTGGAAAAGACAGATAA
- a CDS encoding ribonuclease J, whose protein sequence is MLEKTDKQNIGPQKSHQPTQDPKESQEPKLRIIPLGGVEEIGKNMTIFEYGNDIIIVDMGFQFPDEEMLGIDYVIPDTTYLEAHKEKIRGVIITHGHMDHTGGIPYIIPKKFSVPIYTGNLTAHMIKKRQEEFGNAAEIKINTVNPDKDIIQLGVFRIEFFRVNHNIPDGMGLAIHTPVGVIIHTGDFKFDHTPVDEKPTDFSKLAKYGGEGVLVLMSDSTSVDKPGHSISEKEIGNNLNNIFAGVKGRLIIASFSSLISRIQQIINAAEKFGRKVAVVGRSMNDNVQIARELEYLKINKGVLVDISETKSLSDNRVVILTTGSQGEELSGLMRMASGEHKDVKIRKGDTVILSSSPIPGNERSIVSMMDNLFREGARVIYNKLMDVHTGGHARQEDLKLMIDLVKPKYIIPIHGERHKLVMHSDVAASVGIPQDNIFVVDNGQIIEFDSKQHGRVKREKLQVGYVMVDGLGVGDVGNIVLRDRQVMSKDGIFVVILTIDRKTGRLLNSPDIISRGFVYMRESEALINGARDRVRKSLEKKDGTYPSNWAYIKNKIREDMGEFLYHHTQRRPMVLPVVIEV, encoded by the coding sequence ATGTTGGAAAAGACAGATAAACAAAATATTGGGCCACAGAAAAGTCATCAGCCCACACAAGATCCAAAAGAATCTCAAGAACCTAAATTAAGGATTATTCCTTTAGGAGGTGTTGAAGAGATCGGTAAAAACATGACCATTTTTGAGTATGGTAATGACATAATTATCGTTGATATGGGTTTTCAATTTCCTGACGAAGAAATGTTAGGAATCGATTATGTTATACCTGATACTACTTATCTTGAGGCACATAAGGAAAAAATAAGAGGTGTTATTATAACTCATGGTCACATGGATCATACCGGCGGTATTCCATATATTATACCTAAAAAATTTAGTGTACCAATTTACACCGGTAACCTTACTGCTCATATGATTAAAAAGAGACAGGAAGAATTTGGTAATGCTGCAGAGATTAAGATTAATACAGTAAATCCTGACAAGGATATTATTCAGTTAGGTGTATTCAGAATAGAATTTTTTAGAGTTAATCATAATATTCCTGATGGAATGGGGTTAGCTATCCATACACCAGTCGGCGTAATTATACATACCGGAGATTTTAAATTTGATCATACGCCAGTTGATGAAAAACCTACTGATTTTTCTAAATTAGCAAAATACGGAGGTGAGGGAGTTTTGGTATTAATGTCTGATAGTACTTCAGTAGACAAACCTGGTCACTCAATTTCAGAAAAAGAAATTGGAAATAATCTTAATAATATTTTTGCAGGTGTTAAAGGAAGATTAATCATAGCTTCTTTTTCGTCTCTAATTTCTAGGATTCAGCAAATTATCAATGCAGCTGAAAAGTTTGGAAGAAAAGTGGCAGTTGTTGGAAGAAGCATGAATGATAATGTTCAGATTGCAAGAGAATTAGAATATCTTAAAATTAATAAGGGCGTATTAGTTGATATTTCTGAGACAAAGAGTCTATCAGATAATAGAGTAGTAATTCTTACTACCGGAAGTCAGGGGGAGGAACTTTCCGGTTTAATGCGTATGGCTTCCGGAGAACATAAAGATGTAAAGATAAGAAAAGGTGATACTGTGATTCTATCTTCTTCACCAATTCCTGGCAATGAACGTTCGATTGTATCAATGATGGATAATTTATTTAGAGAAGGTGCACGAGTTATATATAATAAACTAATGGACGTTCATACTGGTGGTCATGCAAGGCAGGAAGATTTAAAACTCATGATTGATTTAGTAAAACCTAAATATATTATTCCTATTCACGGCGAAAGACATAAACTCGTAATGCATAGTGATGTTGCCGCAAGTGTTGGTATTCCTCAAGATAATATTTTTGTTGTTGATAACGGTCAAATTATAGAATTCGATAGCAAACAGCATGGTAGAGTGAAAAGAGAGAAACTGCAGGTTGGTTATGTAATGGTTGATGGATTAGGCGTTGGAGATGTTGGCAATATTGTTCTTCGTGATAGGCAAGTTATGTCTAAGGATGGTATTTTTGTAGTTATTTTGACTATAGATCGGAAAACTGGCCGTTTATTAAATAGTCCAGATATAATTTCTAGGGGATTTGTTTATATGCGTGAATCCGAGGCACTTATAAATGGTGCTCGCGATAGAGTTCGGAAGTCTCTTGAGAAGAAAGACGGTACCTATCCATCTAATTGGGCTTATATTAAGAATAAAATTAGAGAAGATATGGGTGAATTTTTGTATCATCATACTCAAAGACGTCCTATGGTTTTACCAGTTGTCATAGAGGTGTAA
- the rpsF gene encoding 30S ribosomal protein S6 — translation MSVVQGQIPEDLAKEVMNKIKSMVGDLGGKDLSEDFWGRRKLAYKIGGQEHGYYDVLNFQISPENVRRLEEEIKLIGEVIRYLMVVKEKKKIVIAKEKSNKETVFKKEVKEKSVEQKKIENVKIEEESLGDIQGEEKIETDESKKEEKEVKRDREKEEKEEKKDQKSDKKEEEKERLQELDRKIDEILKD, via the coding sequence ATGTCAGTAGTTCAGGGACAGATACCCGAGGACCTTGCTAAGGAAGTCATGAATAAGATCAAGAGTATGGTAGGTGATTTGGGAGGCAAGGATTTATCAGAAGATTTTTGGGGTCGGAGAAAGCTGGCTTATAAAATAGGCGGTCAAGAGCATGGTTATTATGATGTATTAAATTTTCAAATTAGTCCTGAAAATGTAAGAAGATTAGAAGAAGAAATTAAATTGATTGGTGAAGTAATAAGATACCTAATGGTTGTAAAAGAAAAGAAGAAGATAGTGATAGCAAAAGAAAAGTCCAATAAAGAAACAGTTTTTAAGAAGGAAGTGAAAGAAAAATCAGTAGAACAAAAAAAGATTGAGAATGTTAAAATAGAAGAAGAGTCCTTAGGAGATATTCAAGGAGAAGAAAAAATAGAAACTGATGAATCTAAGAAGGAAGAAAAAGAAGTAAAGAGAGATCGAGAGAAAGAGGAAAAAGAAGAGAAAAAAGATCAAAAGAGTGATAAAAAGGAAGAAGAAAAGGAAAGACTGCAAGAGCTAGATAGAAAAATTGACGAGATATTAAAAGATTAA
- the rpsR gene encoding 30S ribosomal protein S18 produces the protein MERQKFYQVKKVCEFCKKTTKDIDYKNVKVLQKFISFYGKIEFRKRSGCCAKHQRILAKEIKKARHVALLPFTAK, from the coding sequence TTGGAAAGACAAAAATTCTATCAAGTTAAAAAAGTTTGCGAATTTTGTAAAAAAACAACAAAAGATATAGATTATAAAAACGTAAAAGTTTTGCAGAAGTTTATTTCTTTCTACGGTAAAATAGAGTTTAGGAAGAGATCGGGCTGTTGTGCTAAACATCAAAGAATATTAGCAAAAGAAATAAAAAAAGCACGTCACGTAGCGCTACTTCCATTTACGGCTAAGTAA
- a CDS encoding polyribonucleotide nucleotidyltransferase yields MEFVSVLGKVGNKDVEISTKIIAEQADGSVLVKIGDTVVLASAIMSSSPREDIDFFPLSVEYEERLYAAGKISGSRFVKREGRPTDQAILTGRLIDRSIRPLFPKNLRNDVQVILTVLSVDGENDSDIVAAIAASSALAISEIPFLGPIATFRISGAENQFIVNPTYNEQENSNFEVIVSVVDNKITMIETLAKEAKEEEIVKAFDLALKNSKDIISLQEELVKKIGKKKIETVKPSEDSEILKSVKELTDKKLNNAIFGTKKEIKEDLNDISDEIKEIFKDDKEKKNHALKLFDDLVHKEIRKSILEEDKRPDGRKLDQLRNITAEVGVLPRTHGSAIFKRGMTQSLTVTTLGSTADAQILDTMEEDSTKRYMHHYNFPPYSVGETKPLRAAGRREIGHGALAEKALINLVPSKEEFPYTIRVVSEILSSNGSTSMAATCASTLSLMDAGIPIKSPVAGISIGLVASEDEKSFKLLTDIAGLEDFSGDMDFKVAGTKDGITAIQMDTKLKGITFEILKEAIEKARIARLEILDIMLKVIPEPRKDLSKYAPRISKVTINPDKIRDVVGSGGKIINKIIEETGVEIDIEPDGTVMIFSNNPEANKKAVDWVERLTHEFKAGEVFDGKVTRVLDFGAMVEVLPGQEGLVHVSKLSKGFIKDIRTVVKVGDKMKVVVTEVDSEGRLNLQKIG; encoded by the coding sequence ATGGAATTTGTTTCCGTTTTAGGTAAAGTTGGGAATAAAGATGTGGAGATAAGTACAAAAATCATCGCAGAACAGGCTGATGGTTCTGTATTAGTTAAAATAGGTGATACTGTTGTATTGGCAAGCGCTATAATGTCGTCTTCGCCGAGGGAAGATATAGACTTTTTTCCGTTATCTGTTGAATATGAGGAAAGATTATATGCCGCAGGTAAGATTTCTGGCAGCAGATTTGTAAAAAGGGAGGGTAGGCCTACTGATCAAGCGATACTAACAGGAAGATTGATAGATCGTTCAATTAGGCCTTTATTCCCTAAAAATTTAAGGAATGATGTTCAAGTTATCTTAACTGTTCTTTCGGTAGATGGCGAGAACGATTCTGATATTGTAGCAGCTATAGCCGCATCCTCGGCCTTAGCTATTTCAGAAATTCCATTTTTAGGACCTATAGCAACTTTTAGAATTTCTGGGGCAGAAAATCAATTTATTGTAAATCCTACTTATAATGAACAAGAAAATAGCAATTTTGAGGTTATTGTAAGCGTTGTAGATAATAAAATAACAATGATAGAGACTTTAGCGAAAGAGGCAAAAGAAGAAGAGATTGTAAAAGCTTTTGACCTAGCTTTAAAAAATTCGAAAGATATTATCAGCTTACAAGAAGAATTAGTGAAGAAAATAGGCAAAAAGAAAATAGAAACCGTAAAGCCTAGTGAAGATTCGGAAATATTAAAATCGGTAAAGGAATTAACGGATAAAAAATTAAATAATGCTATTTTTGGAACGAAGAAAGAAATTAAAGAAGACTTAAATGATATTAGTGATGAGATAAAAGAAATTTTTAAAGACGATAAAGAGAAAAAAAATCATGCTCTAAAACTTTTTGACGATTTAGTACATAAAGAGATAAGAAAATCTATATTAGAAGAAGATAAAAGACCCGATGGTAGAAAACTTGACCAGTTAAGGAATATTACGGCTGAGGTAGGAGTTCTTCCTAGAACTCATGGATCAGCAATATTCAAAAGAGGAATGACCCAATCTTTAACAGTAACAACTTTAGGATCAACAGCTGATGCTCAAATATTGGATACGATGGAAGAAGATTCCACTAAAAGATATATGCATCATTATAATTTTCCTCCATATTCTGTCGGAGAAACAAAGCCACTAAGGGCTGCGGGAAGAAGAGAAATTGGTCACGGCGCATTGGCAGAGAAAGCATTGATAAATTTAGTACCATCTAAAGAGGAATTTCCGTATACTATTAGAGTTGTATCTGAAATATTATCATCTAATGGTTCAACTTCCATGGCTGCAACATGCGCAAGCACTCTTTCTCTGATGGATGCCGGGATACCTATTAAAAGTCCGGTTGCCGGTATATCAATAGGTCTTGTGGCTTCTGAGGACGAGAAAAGCTTTAAATTACTTACTGATATTGCAGGCTTAGAAGATTTTTCAGGTGATATGGATTTTAAAGTAGCAGGTACAAAAGACGGCATTACTGCAATACAGATGGATACCAAATTAAAAGGCATAACTTTTGAAATTTTAAAAGAAGCTATAGAAAAAGCCAGAATTGCTAGATTGGAAATATTAGATATTATGCTTAAGGTTATTCCAGAGCCGCGTAAAGATTTATCAAAATACGCACCACGAATAAGTAAAGTTACTATTAATCCTGATAAGATTCGCGACGTTGTCGGGTCTGGAGGGAAAATTATTAATAAGATTATCGAAGAAACGGGTGTGGAGATTGATATTGAACCCGATGGAACAGTGATGATATTTTCCAATAATCCTGAAGCAAACAAAAAAGCCGTAGATTGGGTTGAAAGGCTTACTCACGAATTTAAAGCCGGTGAGGTTTTTGACGGAAAAGTCACCAGGGTTCTGGATTTTGGAGCAATGGTTGAGGTTTTGCCTGGGCAAGAAGGTTTAGTGCATGTTTCAAAGCTAAGCAAAGGTTTTATTAAAGATATCAGGACGGTTGTAAAAGTTGGCGATAAAATGAAAGTTGTAGTTACTGAGGTTGATTCAGAGGGTCGTCTCAATCTTCAAAAAATTGGCTAA